A region from the Podarcis raffonei isolate rPodRaf1 chromosome 11, rPodRaf1.pri, whole genome shotgun sequence genome encodes:
- the LOC128423702 gene encoding 60S ribosomal protein L27-like, which produces MGKFMKPGKVVLVLAGHYSGHKAVIVKNIDDGTSDCPYSHTLVASIDRYPRKVTASMDKKKIAKCSKIKSFVKVYNYNHLMPTRYSVDIPLDKTVVNKDVFRDPALKRKARREAKVKFEERYKPGKNKWFFQKLRFSFAPINIFENCLNLIPKQSETRVTCLSLLLSLHASFGPKETSGDGTLLQ; this is translated from the exons ATGGGCAAGTTTATGAAACCAGGGAAAGTCGTCCTTGTCCTCGCTGGGCATTACTCCGGACACAAAGCTGTTATTGTTAAGAATATTGATGATGGCACCTCTGACTGCCCCTACAGCCACACTCTGGTGGCCAGCATCGATCGCTACCCACGCAAAGTGACAGCAAGCATGGACAAGAAGAAGATTGCCAAGTGTTCCAAGATCAAGTCCTTTGTGAAGGTCTACAATTACAACCACTTGATGCCTACCAGGTACTCCGTTGATATTCCCCTTGACAAGACCGTTGTCAACAAGGATGTCTTTAGGGACCCTGCGCTGAAACGTAAAGCCCGGCGGGAGGCCAAAGTGAAATTTGAGGAGAGATACAAGCCAGGCAAGAACAAGTGGTTTTTCCAGAAGCTCAGATTCTCATTTGCACcaataaatatttttgaaaa CTGCCTAAATCtcattcccaagcaatctgagactaggGTGAcgtgcctgtctctgctcctctctCTTCATGCCTCTTTTGGTCCTAAGGAGACCAGCGGGGATGGGACCTTGTTGCagtag